ATGATCGTATTACCGGTGCTCAAGCCGCCGTACAACTCGCCCAGAAAGAGTACTACCCCGACTTCGACTTGATGGCTGCCTACGACAATATGTGGGACGACTCAAAAATGCGCGCCCAGGTCGGCGTCCGGATCAACCTGCCGATGCGTCTGGCGAAACGGGAGGGGGCTGTTGCCGAGGCTCATGCTCGGTTAGTCGAATTGCAAGCCCAGCTATCGCGACAACAGGACCAGGCTGCGTTCGAGGTACAGCAGGCCTACGAGCAGTGGCGTGAAAGTCATCGGTCTATCCGCCTGTTCGAAGCTGATCTCTTACCAGCCGCACAATTAAGTGTCAAAGCTGCCCAAGCTGGTTATATCCCCGGTGATGTTCCGCTGTTGGTTTTATTAGAGGCACAGCGTAACCTTGCTGACCTACAGGAGCAGTACTACCAAGCAACAGCTGAGTACTTCCGTCGGCGTACCGTTCTGCAGCGTACATTGTCAGGTCCGCCGAGTTCAAGTCCCTTGCCGGTACCTGCTGAACGGCCAAGCCCGGGGCAGCCGGGTGCACCGACTGGGATGAGTAGAGGTATGTAACAATGGCTGGAACATACCAGTGACACAAAGCTAGAGCCGCACTGTCCGTAATCGCAGTGCATTACCCACGACTGAGAGGGAACTCAGCGTCATCGCGGCGCTGGCTATCATGGGACTGAGCAGCAATCCAAAGAAGGGGTAGAGTACACCAGCAGCAATAGGCACGCCGAGCACGTTGTAGGCGAAAGCAAAGATCAGGTTTTGGCGTATGTTCCGCATGGTCGCTCGACTGAGTCTTCTAGCACGGACGATTCCCTGCAAATCGCCTTTCATCAGAGTGACTCCCGCGCTTTCCATTGCCACATCCGTTCCGGTCCCCATAGCGATGCCGACCTGGGCCTGAGCCAGGGCTGGGGCGTCGTTAATCCCATCCCCGGCCATGGCGACAATACGCCCTTCTGCCTGGAAGGCTTCGACAGTTTTGCCCTTATCTGCCGGCAAGACATCCGCACGCACATCATCAATGCCGAGTTGCTTGGCAACAGCATCGGCGGTAGTCCGATTGTCCCCTGTGAGCATGACGATCCGCACACCTTCGGCGTGCAACAGTCGAATGGCATCTTTAGCAGAAGCTTTGATCGGATCGGCGATGCCGATGAGGCCCGCTACCTGGCCATTCACGGCTACAAAGATCGCCGTCTGGCCTTGCTCCCGAATCTGACTGGCTTTTTCCATCATGCCGCCGGCGTCAGCTCCGATCTCCTGCATGAGTTTGACGTTGCCGACTGCTGCCGTTCGACCTTCAACCATGCCACGAACTCCGCGTCCTGTGAGTGATTCAAAGGATTCGGCCTGGGGCACATCGAGGCCACGCTCCCGAACGGCCTCACTGATCGCAGCGGCGAGTGGGTGTTCGCTGGAACGTTCCAATGCTGCCGCCGACCTGAGGACCACTGCTTCATCCTGGTCACGCGCAGCAACGACAGTAACAACACGAGGTTTGCCCTCGGTGAGAGTGCCGGTCTTATCCACAACGAGGGTGTCTACACGTTCCATGATTTCGAGTACCTCGGCAT
The Planctomycetia bacterium genome window above contains:
- a CDS encoding copper-translocating P-type ATPase; its protein translation is LRVRPGEKVPVDGTVTEGRSSVDESMITGEPVPAEKTTGAKVVGGTVNGTGAFVMRAERVGADTVLAQIVQMVGKAQRTRAPIQRLADTVSGYFVPAVILVAVITFVIWAFIGPEPRLAHALVNAVAVLIIACPCALGLATPMSIMVGTGRGATAGVLIKNAEVLEIMERVDTLVVDKTGTLTEGKPRVVTVVAARDQDEAVVLRSAAALERSSEHPLAAAISEAVRERGLDVPQAESFESLTGRGVRGMVEGRTAAVGNVKLMQEIGADAGGMMEKASQIREQGQTAIFVAVNGQVAGLIGIADPIKASAKDAIRLLHAEGVRIVMLTGDNRTTADAVAKQLGIDDVRADVLPADKGKTVEAFQAEGRIVAMAGDGINDAPALAQAQVGIAMGTGTDVAMESAGVTLMKGDLQGIVRARRLSRATMRNIRQNLIFAFAYNVLGVPIAAGVLYPFFGLLLSPMIASAAMTLSSLSVVGNALRLRTVRL